In Oscillatoria acuminata PCC 6304, a single window of DNA contains:
- the argF gene encoding ornithine carbamoyltransferase, whose translation MATLTGRDLLSVADLSVEELHQLLDLATQMKAGTLTPRCEKVLGLLFSKASTRTRVSFTVAMYQLGGQVIDLNPNVTQVSRGEPLPDTARVLDRYLDVVAIRTFDQADLETFANYAEMPVINALSDREHPCQALADIMTVGECFGQLEDVTLTYLGDGNNVAHSLLLAGAMVGMNIRIATPAQFEPDPAIVEQAKKIAQGKSEVLITDDPIQAVKGAQVLYTDVWASMGQEEEARTRIPLFQPYQVNEDLFNHADGSAIILHCLPAHRGEEITDGAIEGAASRVWDQAENRMHAQKALLASVLGAI comes from the coding sequence ATGGCGACATTAACAGGACGAGATCTACTCAGCGTTGCCGATCTCAGCGTTGAAGAACTGCATCAACTGCTGGATCTCGCGACGCAGATGAAAGCCGGAACCCTCACCCCCCGATGTGAAAAAGTGCTGGGGTTGCTGTTTTCCAAAGCCTCAACCCGGACTCGGGTCAGCTTTACCGTAGCCATGTACCAACTGGGGGGCCAAGTGATTGACTTAAATCCCAATGTCACCCAGGTAAGTCGGGGGGAACCCTTACCCGACACTGCCCGCGTATTAGACCGATATTTGGATGTTGTCGCAATTCGGACCTTTGATCAGGCGGACCTAGAAACCTTTGCTAACTATGCCGAAATGCCGGTGATTAATGCCTTGAGCGATCGCGAACATCCCTGTCAAGCCTTAGCCGATATCATGACTGTGGGTGAATGTTTTGGACAACTCGAAGATGTCACCCTCACCTATCTCGGCGATGGCAATAATGTCGCCCATTCCCTCCTCCTGGCAGGGGCAATGGTGGGCATGAATATCCGCATCGCCACTCCAGCACAATTTGAACCTGACCCGGCGATCGTCGAACAAGCCAAAAAAATCGCCCAAGGCAAAAGTGAAGTCTTAATCACCGATGACCCCATTCAGGCGGTGAAAGGGGCACAAGTGCTCTATACCGACGTTTGGGCGAGTATGGGACAAGAGGAAGAAGCTAGAACCCGGATTCCCCTATTTCAGCCATATCAGGTGAATGAAGATTTATTTAATCATGCCGATGGAAGTGCTATTATTTTGCACTGCTTACCGGCTCATCGCGGTGAAGAAATTACCGATGGGGCGATCGAAGGGGCGGCATCCCGAGTTTGGGACCAAGCCGAAAATCGAATGCACGCCCAAAAAGCGCTGCTGGCAAGCGTACTCGGGGCAATTTAG
- a CDS encoding sodium:solute symporter family protein — protein sequence MTLIDWLIVLFYLVATMGVGLYLSRKGSKNLAEFFVSGRSLPWWLAGTSMAATTFSIDTPLYITGVVGNRGIAGNWEWWTFGISHIIMVYIFARMWRRSEVITDAELTEVRYGGNMAAVLRGVKAFIFAIPMNCIGIGYAMLAMVKVVDALGIWQNLGIDAGENTLKLLSVIGVSIFVLIYAGLAGLWGVVATDFFQFFLALFGAILVAFFAVGSVGGIQELVRQVPLASDKDILSLLPLTFGGEGNAFIQFSQTAGITASTFLAYIAIQWWSWRRSDGGGEFVQRFAAAKNETEAEKAAWLFNIMHYVIRTWPWIIVALAALVLYPDLQDKELGYPKLMLDFLPPAMLGLVVASLIAAFMSTVSTSINWGASFITNDLYLRFIKPSATQTELVFIGRLSSVLVTAIGAIAAFVASDVATVFRLVIAIGTGSGLVLILRWFWWRVNAAAELTAILGSFIIGSVTSLVPALTIADFGLRLMFITASVTILWVIALFVTKPETEATLNEFYRRVRPGGPGWTKQRASTGLEPAQNLSLDLQRVAAGILLLFGFLLTTGGFLLLQPVIGWISLIVGVGGWMWLRQLNKSNALRMPRPGSDRD from the coding sequence ATGACACTGATTGACTGGTTAATTGTCTTGTTTTATCTGGTTGCCACAATGGGAGTGGGATTATATCTCTCTCGCAAAGGCTCCAAGAATCTGGCAGAATTCTTTGTATCCGGGCGATCGCTGCCTTGGTGGTTAGCGGGGACCAGTATGGCTGCCACCACCTTCTCCATTGATACCCCTCTCTACATTACCGGCGTCGTCGGCAACCGAGGGATTGCCGGAAACTGGGAATGGTGGACCTTTGGTATCTCCCACATCATCATGGTGTACATCTTTGCCCGGATGTGGCGGCGATCGGAAGTCATCACCGATGCAGAACTCACGGAAGTCCGCTATGGCGGCAATATGGCAGCGGTTTTGCGGGGGGTCAAAGCCTTTATCTTTGCCATTCCCATGAACTGCATCGGTATCGGCTATGCCATGCTGGCAATGGTGAAAGTCGTCGATGCCTTGGGAATTTGGCAAAATCTGGGCATTGATGCTGGAGAAAATACCCTCAAACTTCTCAGCGTGATTGGTGTCAGCATCTTCGTATTAATCTACGCCGGATTAGCCGGATTGTGGGGCGTCGTTGCCACAGACTTTTTCCAATTTTTCCTCGCCTTATTTGGGGCGATTCTGGTGGCATTTTTTGCCGTGGGTAGTGTCGGTGGGATTCAGGAACTGGTCCGGCAAGTCCCTCTCGCCTCTGACAAAGATATTTTATCCCTGTTACCCCTAACCTTTGGTGGAGAAGGCAACGCCTTTATTCAATTCAGCCAAACCGCTGGGATTACCGCCAGTACCTTTCTGGCTTATATTGCGATTCAATGGTGGTCCTGGCGACGGAGTGATGGCGGTGGGGAATTTGTGCAACGCTTTGCTGCGGCGAAAAACGAAACCGAGGCAGAAAAAGCGGCATGGTTGTTTAATATCATGCACTATGTGATTCGGACTTGGCCTTGGATTATCGTGGCATTAGCGGCCCTCGTGCTGTATCCCGATTTACAGGATAAAGAACTGGGTTATCCGAAACTGATGCTAGACTTCCTGCCACCGGCGATGCTGGGATTGGTTGTGGCATCGTTGATTGCAGCGTTTATGAGTACGGTGTCTACCTCGATTAACTGGGGGGCTTCGTTTATCACCAATGACCTGTATTTGCGTTTTATCAAACCCTCAGCGACTCAAACGGAATTAGTATTCATTGGGCGGTTATCGTCCGTATTGGTAACCGCAATTGGCGCGATCGCCGCCTTTGTTGCTTCTGACGTTGCCACCGTGTTTCGTCTCGTGATTGCGATCGGCACCGGCTCAGGTTTAGTCTTAATCTTACGCTGGTTCTGGTGGCGCGTGAATGCTGCTGCCGAACTCACTGCCATTCTCGGCAGTTTTATCATTGGTTCTGTCACCAGTTTGGTCCCAGCGTTAACGATCGCTGACTTCGGGTTACGCCTGATGTTCATTACTGCCAGCGTTACGATCTTGTGGGTGATTGCCTTATTTGTAACCAAACCGGAAACGGAAGCAACCCTGAATGAATTTTATCGCCGGGTTCGTCCCGGGGGACCTGGTTGGACAAAGCAACGCGCCAGTACCGGATTAGAACCCGCCCAGAATTTGAGTCTGGATTTGCAGCGAGTAGCAGCAGGGATTTTACTGCTGTTTGGGTTTTTGTTAACGACTGGAGGGTTCTTACTCTTACAACCAGTGATAGGGTGGATTTCCCTCATTGTCGGAGTTGGTGGATGGATGTGGTTACGGCAACTGAATAAGTCTAATGCCTTACGGATGCCTCGACCCGGAAGCGATCGCGATTAG
- a CDS encoding GNAT family N-acetyltransferase: MHSKPATLELIPGYRLRVGSSRDRYLLVKFLKLTYQELYPDYDFDHLAKTVDQYFAEETPLWWVEYPDNSEPVGCLWLGNAVDQVKGDRHAHIFVLYVAPEHRRRGLGSALMEYAENWARERGDRQMGLQVFLNNPPALNLYQKLGYQSHSVWMLKSL; encoded by the coding sequence TTGCATAGCAAACCGGCAACTCTGGAACTGATTCCGGGATATCGTCTGCGGGTGGGTTCATCCCGCGATCGCTACTTATTGGTAAAGTTCTTGAAGTTAACCTATCAGGAACTTTACCCCGACTATGACTTTGACCATTTAGCCAAAACTGTTGACCAATATTTTGCCGAGGAAACGCCATTATGGTGGGTGGAATATCCGGATAATTCTGAACCCGTGGGTTGTTTATGGTTAGGAAATGCCGTGGATCAAGTTAAAGGCGATCGGCACGCTCATATTTTTGTCCTCTATGTCGCACCAGAACACCGTCGCCGAGGACTGGGTTCAGCCTTAATGGAATATGCTGAAAATTGGGCCCGAGAAAGAGGCGATCGGCAGATGGGTTTACAAGTCTTTCTCAATAATCCCCCCGCCTTAAATCTCTATCAAAAATTAGGCTATCAAAGTCATTCCGTTTGGATGCTTAAATCATTATAA
- the yhdJ gene encoding adenine-specific DNA-methyltransferase, translating to MKVFEIPGHQVIWGDVIDALEAGIEDNSINLIFADPPYNIGKIFNGKKEQWKGDDAYLDWCYQWLESCFRKLTTTGALYLMSATQYMPHLDIYLQKRLTILSRIVWHYDSSGMQAKKYFGSLYEPILFAVKNPQHYTFNADEIRVEAKTGAVRKLIDYRKSEPAPYCTTKIPGNVWYIPRVRYKMPEYRKHPTQKPEALLERIIKASSNPGDVVLDLFAGTFTTAAVSQRLERKSISIEREYEYVEIGLNRLGK from the coding sequence ATGAAAGTATTTGAAATCCCCGGACATCAAGTGATTTGGGGAGATGTTATCGATGCTTTAGAAGCCGGGATTGAAGATAACAGCATTAATTTAATTTTTGCCGACCCTCCCTATAATATCGGCAAAATTTTTAATGGCAAAAAAGAACAATGGAAAGGTGATGATGCTTATTTAGACTGGTGCTATCAGTGGTTGGAATCATGTTTTCGTAAACTCACAACCACCGGGGCATTATATTTGATGTCTGCTACACAATATATGCCTCATCTGGATATTTATCTGCAAAAAAGATTAACGATTTTATCTCGAATTGTTTGGCATTATGACAGTTCGGGAATGCAGGCGAAAAAATACTTTGGTTCATTGTATGAACCGATTCTATTTGCGGTCAAAAATCCTCAACATTATACATTTAATGCCGATGAAATTCGAGTTGAAGCGAAAACGGGTGCAGTCCGCAAACTGATTGATTATCGAAAAAGCGAACCGGCTCCTTATTGTACCACCAAAATCCCAGGAAATGTTTGGTATATTCCCAGAGTGAGATATAAAATGCCGGAATATCGAAAACACCCCACGCAAAAGCCGGAAGCACTACTCGAACGAATTATCAAAGCTAGTAGCAATCCGGGAGATGTGGTATTAGATTTATTTGCTGGAACCTTTACCACCGCAGCCGTTTCTCAGCGATTAGAGCGAAAATCTATTAGTATTGAGCGGGAATATGAGTATGTAGAAATCGGATTAAATCGATTAGGAAAATAG
- the larC gene encoding nickel pincer cofactor biosynthesis protein LarC, with amino-acid sequence MKKIAYLQCPTGIAGDMFLGALVSAGVPFDYLREQLDCLGIGPEYQLRQEWVHRNTQQAMKIHVDRVETVAQSNRDPGDRHHHHEHEHHHHPHEHEHHHEHEHKHHHSHHPTRHLPEIEALIQGAQLPKRAETWSLQVFRTLAVAEGAVHGIAPEQVHFHEVGATDAIVDIVGTCLGLDWLGIEQLYCSPLPTGGGTVWAAHGRLPVPVPAVLSLFQSRQVPVYSNGIEKELVTPTGAAIAVTLATAFGNPPPMRIEQIGLGAGSRDLPIPNILRLWVGELTDNLPDSTVTESITVLETQIDDANPQAIAYTLERLFAAGALDAFTEGISMKKSRTGILLTVICHPEQQKTCEAVIFRETPTLGIRISTQQRSILHRELHTVSTPFGEVRVKVATDSQGTITNVQPEYEDCATIARSQDIPWQEVHRQGLLAWYRKLE; translated from the coding sequence ATGAAAAAAATTGCCTATCTTCAATGTCCCACCGGCATTGCTGGTGATATGTTCCTCGGCGCATTGGTGAGCGCTGGGGTTCCGTTTGATTATCTCAGGGAGCAACTCGACTGCCTCGGTATTGGTCCGGAATACCAACTCAGGCAAGAATGGGTGCACCGCAACACCCAGCAGGCGATGAAAATTCATGTTGATCGGGTTGAGACTGTTGCTCAGTCTAATCGAGATCCGGGCGATCGCCACCATCATCATGAGCATGAGCATCATCATCACCCCCATGAGCATGAGCATCATCATGAGCATGAACACAAACATCATCACAGTCATCACCCGACTCGCCACTTACCGGAAATTGAGGCACTGATTCAAGGGGCGCAGTTACCGAAACGGGCTGAAACCTGGAGTTTGCAAGTCTTTCGGACTTTAGCGGTTGCCGAAGGGGCGGTTCATGGGATTGCGCCGGAACAGGTGCATTTTCATGAAGTGGGTGCAACGGATGCGATCGTGGATATTGTTGGGACTTGCTTGGGATTAGATTGGTTAGGAATTGAGCAATTGTACTGTTCACCCTTGCCTACGGGAGGGGGTACAGTATGGGCAGCACATGGGAGATTGCCGGTGCCGGTGCCTGCGGTCCTCTCGTTATTTCAATCGCGGCAGGTGCCGGTTTATAGTAATGGGATTGAGAAAGAATTAGTTACCCCAACTGGTGCGGCGATCGCTGTTACCCTCGCCACTGCCTTTGGCAATCCGCCACCGATGAGGATTGAGCAAATCGGATTAGGTGCCGGTTCCCGGGATTTGCCGATTCCCAATATCCTGCGCCTATGGGTGGGAGAGTTAACGGACAATCTGCCAGACTCTACGGTGACGGAAAGCATTACAGTCCTAGAAACTCAGATTGATGATGCCAATCCCCAGGCGATCGCCTATACCTTAGAGCGATTATTTGCCGCAGGTGCTTTGGATGCCTTTACGGAGGGAATATCTATGAAAAAATCCCGAACCGGCATCTTGCTGACAGTGATTTGTCATCCGGAACAACAAAAAACCTGTGAAGCGGTAATATTTCGGGAAACGCCTACCTTGGGGATTCGGATTTCGACCCAACAGCGATCGATTTTGCATCGGGAACTCCACACCGTTTCCACCCCATTTGGGGAAGTGCGGGTCAAGGTTGCCACGGATAGTCAAGGAACCATTACCAATGTACAACCAGAGTATGAAGATTGTGCTACTATTGCGCGATCGCAGGATATCCCCTGGCAAGAAGTGCATCGCCAGGGATTGCTGGCATGGTATAGAAAATTAGAATAA